The following are encoded together in the Tursiops truncatus isolate mTurTru1 chromosome 10, mTurTru1.mat.Y, whole genome shotgun sequence genome:
- the GORASP1 gene encoding Golgi reassembly-stacking protein 1 isoform X3 has translation MGLGASAEQPAGGAEGFHLHGVQENSPAQQAGLEPYFDFIITIGHSRLNKENDTLKALLKANVEKPVKLEVFSMKTNKVREVEVVPSNMWGGQGLLGASVRFCSFRRASEHVWHVLDVEPCSPASLAGLRPYTDYVVGSDQILQESEDFFSLIESHEGKPLKLMIYNSESDSCREVTVTPNAAWGGEGSLGCGIGYGYLHRIPTQPPSHHKKPSGVPPPGVPPPGIPPLGVLPPGVPPPGVPPPGAPPPGPTPQDSPAPSGLETGSRQGDYVEALLQAPGSSKEEQLPGPKSPGHGTPDLGDLPRSMEIPLQPPPPLQRVMDPGFLDVSGISLMDSSNASAWSGLPSSTELTSTAVSASGPEDVCSSRGSCERGGEATWSGSEFEVSFPDSPGAQADHLPQLTLPDSLTSAASPEDGLSAELLEAQAEEESASTESPDFRAQAEGAASQAQLSPPE, from the exons ATGGGCCTGGGCGCCAGCGCCGAGCAGCCCGCGGGAGGCGCCGAGGGCTTCCACCTGCACGGG GTGCAGGAGAACTCCCCCGCCCAGCAGGCAGGCCTGGAGCCCTACTTCGACTTCATCATCACCATCGGGCACTCAAGGCTG AACAAGGAGAATGACACGCTCAAGGCCCTACTGAAGGCCAATGTGGAGAAGCCGGTGAAGCTGGAGGTGTTCAGCATGAAGACCAATAAGGTTCGCGAGGTGGAGGTGGTGCCCAGCAACATGTGGGGCGGCCAGGGCCTGCTGGGCGCCAGCGTGCGCTTCTGCAGCTTCCGAAGGGCCAGCGAGCATGTGTGGCACGTGCTG GATGTGGAACCCTGTTCCCCTGCCTCCCTCGCTGGCTTGCGCCCCTACACCGACTACGTGGTTGGCTCAGACCAGATCCTCCAGGAG TCCGAGGACTTCTTCTCACTCATTGAATCCCATGAGGGGAAGCCCTTGAAGCTGATGATTTATAACTCCGAGTCCGACTCCTGCCGGGAGGTGACTGTCACTCCCAATGcagcctggggaggagagggcag CCTGGGCTGTGGTATCGGCTATGGGTATCTGCACCGGATCCCAACCCAGCCTCCCAGCCACCACAAGAAGCCATCTGGTGTCCCACCACCTGGTGTCCCGCCACCTGGTATCCCACCACTTGGTGTCCTGCCGCCTGGTGTCCCGCCGCCTGGTGTCCCGCCGCCTGGTGCCCCACCACCTGGACCCACCCCGCAGGACTCTCCTGCCCCTTCTGGCCTGGAGACAGGCTCCAGGCAGGGTGACTACGTGGAG GCCCTGCTGCAGGCACCTGGCTCCTCCAAGGAGGAACAGCTCCCTGGGCCCAAGAGTCCTGGCCATGGCACTCCAGACCTTGGCGACCTTCCCCGTTCCATGGAGATTCCTCTTCAGCCTCCGCCTCCACTGCAGCGAGTCATGGACCCAG GCTTCCTGGACGTGTCCGGCATCTCCCTCATGGACAGCAGCAACGCCAGCGCCTGGTCTGGGCTGCCCTCCTCCACAGAGCTGACCTCCACTGCGGTCTCAGCCTCAGGGCCGGAGGACGTCTGCTCCAGCAGGGGTTCTTGTGAGCGTGGTG GTGAGGCCACCTGGTCCGGGTCAGAGTTTGAGGTCTCCTTCCCAGACAGCCCAGGCGCCCAGGCGGACCACCTGCCTCAGCTGACACTTCCCGACAGCCTCACCTCTGCAGCCTCACCAGA
- the GORASP1 gene encoding Golgi reassembly-stacking protein 1 isoform X1, protein MPLPGRRRRQEMAPRHSWAPARLRPRVGPAPAPSASSAGSWSVSWSCRAAPEWHFSRLKSESTRSSRDAFVHLTRGVVMVSRIDGWGLLGESQGQRSDRGLCAAQVQENSPAQQAGLEPYFDFIITIGHSRLNKENDTLKALLKANVEKPVKLEVFSMKTNKVREVEVVPSNMWGGQGLLGASVRFCSFRRASEHVWHVLDVEPCSPASLAGLRPYTDYVVGSDQILQESEDFFSLIESHEGKPLKLMIYNSESDSCREVTVTPNAAWGGEGSLGCGIGYGYLHRIPTQPPSHHKKPSGVPPPGVPPPGIPPLGVLPPGVPPPGVPPPGAPPPGPTPQDSPAPSGLETGSRQGDYVEALLQAPGSSKEEQLPGPKSPGHGTPDLGDLPRSMEIPLQPPPPLQRVMDPGFLDVSGISLMDSSNASAWSGLPSSTELTSTAVSASGPEDVCSSRGSCERGGEATWSGSEFEVSFPDSPGAQADHLPQLTLPDSLTSAASPEDGLSAELLEAQAEEESASTESPDFRAQAEGAASQAQLSPPE, encoded by the exons ATGCCCCTTCCCGGTAGGAGACGCCGGCAAGAGATGGCGCCACGGCACTCCTGGGCCCCGGCCCGTCTGCGGCCGCGGGTCGGCCCGGCGCCAGCCCCAAGTGCCAGCTCTGCAGGAAGCTGGAGCGTTTCCTGGTCGTGTCGGGCCGCCCCGGAATGGCACTTCTCCCGGTTGAAGAGTGAAAGCACCAGGTCGAGTCGGGACGCATTTGTGCACTT GACACGGGGAGTGGTGATGGTTTCTAGAATTGACGGCTGGGGGCTTCTGGGAGAGTCCCAGGGTCAGCGCAGTGACCGTGGCCTCTGTGCAGCACAGGTGCAGGAGAACTCCCCCGCCCAGCAGGCAGGCCTGGAGCCCTACTTCGACTTCATCATCACCATCGGGCACTCAAGGCTG AACAAGGAGAATGACACGCTCAAGGCCCTACTGAAGGCCAATGTGGAGAAGCCGGTGAAGCTGGAGGTGTTCAGCATGAAGACCAATAAGGTTCGCGAGGTGGAGGTGGTGCCCAGCAACATGTGGGGCGGCCAGGGCCTGCTGGGCGCCAGCGTGCGCTTCTGCAGCTTCCGAAGGGCCAGCGAGCATGTGTGGCACGTGCTG GATGTGGAACCCTGTTCCCCTGCCTCCCTCGCTGGCTTGCGCCCCTACACCGACTACGTGGTTGGCTCAGACCAGATCCTCCAGGAG TCCGAGGACTTCTTCTCACTCATTGAATCCCATGAGGGGAAGCCCTTGAAGCTGATGATTTATAACTCCGAGTCCGACTCCTGCCGGGAGGTGACTGTCACTCCCAATGcagcctggggaggagagggcag CCTGGGCTGTGGTATCGGCTATGGGTATCTGCACCGGATCCCAACCCAGCCTCCCAGCCACCACAAGAAGCCATCTGGTGTCCCACCACCTGGTGTCCCGCCACCTGGTATCCCACCACTTGGTGTCCTGCCGCCTGGTGTCCCGCCGCCTGGTGTCCCGCCGCCTGGTGCCCCACCACCTGGACCCACCCCGCAGGACTCTCCTGCCCCTTCTGGCCTGGAGACAGGCTCCAGGCAGGGTGACTACGTGGAG GCCCTGCTGCAGGCACCTGGCTCCTCCAAGGAGGAACAGCTCCCTGGGCCCAAGAGTCCTGGCCATGGCACTCCAGACCTTGGCGACCTTCCCCGTTCCATGGAGATTCCTCTTCAGCCTCCGCCTCCACTGCAGCGAGTCATGGACCCAG GCTTCCTGGACGTGTCCGGCATCTCCCTCATGGACAGCAGCAACGCCAGCGCCTGGTCTGGGCTGCCCTCCTCCACAGAGCTGACCTCCACTGCGGTCTCAGCCTCAGGGCCGGAGGACGTCTGCTCCAGCAGGGGTTCTTGTGAGCGTGGTG GTGAGGCCACCTGGTCCGGGTCAGAGTTTGAGGTCTCCTTCCCAGACAGCCCAGGCGCCCAGGCGGACCACCTGCCTCAGCTGACACTTCCCGACAGCCTCACCTCTGCAGCCTCACCAGA
- the GORASP1 gene encoding Golgi reassembly-stacking protein 1 isoform X2 yields the protein MVSRIDGWGLLGESQGQRSDRGLCAAQVQENSPAQQAGLEPYFDFIITIGHSRLNKENDTLKALLKANVEKPVKLEVFSMKTNKVREVEVVPSNMWGGQGLLGASVRFCSFRRASEHVWHVLDVEPCSPASLAGLRPYTDYVVGSDQILQESEDFFSLIESHEGKPLKLMIYNSESDSCREVTVTPNAAWGGEGSLGCGIGYGYLHRIPTQPPSHHKKPSGVPPPGVPPPGIPPLGVLPPGVPPPGVPPPGAPPPGPTPQDSPAPSGLETGSRQGDYVEALLQAPGSSKEEQLPGPKSPGHGTPDLGDLPRSMEIPLQPPPPLQRVMDPGFLDVSGISLMDSSNASAWSGLPSSTELTSTAVSASGPEDVCSSRGSCERGGEATWSGSEFEVSFPDSPGAQADHLPQLTLPDSLTSAASPEDGLSAELLEAQAEEESASTESPDFRAQAEGAASQAQLSPPE from the exons ATGGTTTCTAGAATTGACGGCTGGGGGCTTCTGGGAGAGTCCCAGGGTCAGCGCAGTGACCGTGGCCTCTGTGCAGCACAGGTGCAGGAGAACTCCCCCGCCCAGCAGGCAGGCCTGGAGCCCTACTTCGACTTCATCATCACCATCGGGCACTCAAGGCTG AACAAGGAGAATGACACGCTCAAGGCCCTACTGAAGGCCAATGTGGAGAAGCCGGTGAAGCTGGAGGTGTTCAGCATGAAGACCAATAAGGTTCGCGAGGTGGAGGTGGTGCCCAGCAACATGTGGGGCGGCCAGGGCCTGCTGGGCGCCAGCGTGCGCTTCTGCAGCTTCCGAAGGGCCAGCGAGCATGTGTGGCACGTGCTG GATGTGGAACCCTGTTCCCCTGCCTCCCTCGCTGGCTTGCGCCCCTACACCGACTACGTGGTTGGCTCAGACCAGATCCTCCAGGAG TCCGAGGACTTCTTCTCACTCATTGAATCCCATGAGGGGAAGCCCTTGAAGCTGATGATTTATAACTCCGAGTCCGACTCCTGCCGGGAGGTGACTGTCACTCCCAATGcagcctggggaggagagggcag CCTGGGCTGTGGTATCGGCTATGGGTATCTGCACCGGATCCCAACCCAGCCTCCCAGCCACCACAAGAAGCCATCTGGTGTCCCACCACCTGGTGTCCCGCCACCTGGTATCCCACCACTTGGTGTCCTGCCGCCTGGTGTCCCGCCGCCTGGTGTCCCGCCGCCTGGTGCCCCACCACCTGGACCCACCCCGCAGGACTCTCCTGCCCCTTCTGGCCTGGAGACAGGCTCCAGGCAGGGTGACTACGTGGAG GCCCTGCTGCAGGCACCTGGCTCCTCCAAGGAGGAACAGCTCCCTGGGCCCAAGAGTCCTGGCCATGGCACTCCAGACCTTGGCGACCTTCCCCGTTCCATGGAGATTCCTCTTCAGCCTCCGCCTCCACTGCAGCGAGTCATGGACCCAG GCTTCCTGGACGTGTCCGGCATCTCCCTCATGGACAGCAGCAACGCCAGCGCCTGGTCTGGGCTGCCCTCCTCCACAGAGCTGACCTCCACTGCGGTCTCAGCCTCAGGGCCGGAGGACGTCTGCTCCAGCAGGGGTTCTTGTGAGCGTGGTG GTGAGGCCACCTGGTCCGGGTCAGAGTTTGAGGTCTCCTTCCCAGACAGCCCAGGCGCCCAGGCGGACCACCTGCCTCAGCTGACACTTCCCGACAGCCTCACCTCTGCAGCCTCACCAGA
- the GORASP1 gene encoding Golgi reassembly-stacking protein 1 isoform X4 — MQPGRVFQQVQENSPAQQAGLEPYFDFIITIGHSRLNKENDTLKALLKANVEKPVKLEVFSMKTNKVREVEVVPSNMWGGQGLLGASVRFCSFRRASEHVWHVLDVEPCSPASLAGLRPYTDYVVGSDQILQESEDFFSLIESHEGKPLKLMIYNSESDSCREVTVTPNAAWGGEGSLGCGIGYGYLHRIPTQPPSHHKKPSGVPPPGVPPPGIPPLGVLPPGVPPPGVPPPGAPPPGPTPQDSPAPSGLETGSRQGDYVEALLQAPGSSKEEQLPGPKSPGHGTPDLGDLPRSMEIPLQPPPPLQRVMDPGFLDVSGISLMDSSNASAWSGLPSSTELTSTAVSASGPEDVCSSRGSCERGGEATWSGSEFEVSFPDSPGAQADHLPQLTLPDSLTSAASPEDGLSAELLEAQAEEESASTESPDFRAQAEGAASQAQLSPPE; from the exons ATGCAGCCAGGAAGAGTCTTCCAACAG GTGCAGGAGAACTCCCCCGCCCAGCAGGCAGGCCTGGAGCCCTACTTCGACTTCATCATCACCATCGGGCACTCAAGGCTG AACAAGGAGAATGACACGCTCAAGGCCCTACTGAAGGCCAATGTGGAGAAGCCGGTGAAGCTGGAGGTGTTCAGCATGAAGACCAATAAGGTTCGCGAGGTGGAGGTGGTGCCCAGCAACATGTGGGGCGGCCAGGGCCTGCTGGGCGCCAGCGTGCGCTTCTGCAGCTTCCGAAGGGCCAGCGAGCATGTGTGGCACGTGCTG GATGTGGAACCCTGTTCCCCTGCCTCCCTCGCTGGCTTGCGCCCCTACACCGACTACGTGGTTGGCTCAGACCAGATCCTCCAGGAG TCCGAGGACTTCTTCTCACTCATTGAATCCCATGAGGGGAAGCCCTTGAAGCTGATGATTTATAACTCCGAGTCCGACTCCTGCCGGGAGGTGACTGTCACTCCCAATGcagcctggggaggagagggcag CCTGGGCTGTGGTATCGGCTATGGGTATCTGCACCGGATCCCAACCCAGCCTCCCAGCCACCACAAGAAGCCATCTGGTGTCCCACCACCTGGTGTCCCGCCACCTGGTATCCCACCACTTGGTGTCCTGCCGCCTGGTGTCCCGCCGCCTGGTGTCCCGCCGCCTGGTGCCCCACCACCTGGACCCACCCCGCAGGACTCTCCTGCCCCTTCTGGCCTGGAGACAGGCTCCAGGCAGGGTGACTACGTGGAG GCCCTGCTGCAGGCACCTGGCTCCTCCAAGGAGGAACAGCTCCCTGGGCCCAAGAGTCCTGGCCATGGCACTCCAGACCTTGGCGACCTTCCCCGTTCCATGGAGATTCCTCTTCAGCCTCCGCCTCCACTGCAGCGAGTCATGGACCCAG GCTTCCTGGACGTGTCCGGCATCTCCCTCATGGACAGCAGCAACGCCAGCGCCTGGTCTGGGCTGCCCTCCTCCACAGAGCTGACCTCCACTGCGGTCTCAGCCTCAGGGCCGGAGGACGTCTGCTCCAGCAGGGGTTCTTGTGAGCGTGGTG GTGAGGCCACCTGGTCCGGGTCAGAGTTTGAGGTCTCCTTCCCAGACAGCCCAGGCGCCCAGGCGGACCACCTGCCTCAGCTGACACTTCCCGACAGCCTCACCTCTGCAGCCTCACCAGA